TATTAACTTTAGTTGAGGCCGGCGGCTGAAGCGCCAAATTAGAGGCAGTTGCCTTAGATGAAGCTTTAAACGGCTTAAAGCCCCTAATTAACGATAAAGTTTTGGTGGGGGCCGAAACCCACGATGATGCGGCGGTTTATAAGCTTAGCGATACCGAAGCCTTAGTGGTAACGGTAGATTACTTTCCGCCCGTTGCCCCCAAAGCTTATGATTACGGCGCTATCGCCGCTACCAATGCTTTAAGCGATATTTATGCGATGGGCGGTAAACCCTTAATGGCTTTAAATATTGCCCTTTTTCCCACCGGCTGGCCGCTATCGGTTTTAAGCGATATTTTACAGGGTGGCCAAAGTAAAGTGGCCGAAGCTGGGGCGGTGCTGCTGGGCGGCCATACCATTACCAATAATGTGCCGGTTTATGGGCTGGCTGTGGTGGGTATCATCAATTCTAGCAAGATTGTTACTAACAATAATGCTAAAGCGGGCGATGTACTTATTTTAACTAAACCACTAGGTACAGGGATTAATTTAGCGGCCTTTAAAGCCGGTTTGATTAATGAGGCCGAGCTGGCAGAGGCCATTATTAATATGCAGCAACTTAACGCTAAGGCCGGCGAGATTATGCTGACTCATCGGGCTAACGCCGCTACCGATATTACCGGCTTTGGCTTATTGGGGCACGCCCTCAAAATGGCTTTGGCCAGTGAGGTAACCTTACAAATTGAGGCCGCTAACGTGCCTGTCTTAGATAACGCTTATCGTTTAGCTGAGATGGGGGCTTTAAATACAGCCCTATTTAATAACCAAGCCTATGCAGCGCAATTTTGCCATTTTAACGTAAGCGATTTTAACCTAAAAGCCATTTTATACGATGCTCAAAGCAGCGGTGGGCTGTTAATTAGTTTGCCGGCAGAACAAGCCAATAGCTGTTTAATGGCCTTAAGACAAGCCGGCTGCTGTAAGGCCGCTCTTATTGGGCAGGTAGTAACTAAAAAATATAAAAGTATTATTATTAATTAGTTTTTAAAGGAATAGTTATGCTTAATTTTTTTGAAGACGAAGATAAATTAAAGGCTGGGCGCAGCGCGCTTATAGTTTTATTGATTCTTTTAACATTTTCTATAGTGGTGGGATTATGGCAAAATAGGGGGCAAGCCGTCTTTCATATTCATTTTTTGTTGACTATTGTGGTAGCGGTAGCCGTAATTAAATATAATTCGTGGTTAAATTTTGCCTTAACGGCCGGGCTTATTGTAGCTGTCTTAGAGTTTATTTGGTATATATTTACATTATACGTAAGGGTTTTTAATAATGACAATGACTCGGGAGGAGTGTTTATAATTTGGCTGCTCATGCGTATGGCACTAGTACTTGCCGTCTTTGATGCCTTTAAATATTGGCGGAAAATAAGGCCTGATTTTTCTCAGGAAGATATTAACATTCGTTTAAAGGCCGGGTTGGTAGCGCTGTTGGCCCTATTAATGGTATCACTTGTGGTATTTTTATTTTCTTTATTTGGCAGACGCAATATATTTGTTACCGTAATTACTTTTATTCCTTTTTTTGCTCTTTTTATAACGATAGTTAAATATAAAACCAACCGCAGTTTGGCCTTAATAGTTGGTACTATTATCTCTTTACTGGGTATTTTTAATTATCTTTATTCTTTATTTCGCAGGCTTGCTGAGGGGAATACGGCGAGAGTGTTTGGAGTTATTTTTTGGCTGGTTGTTTATGGCTTAATTACTTTTGGTATTATTAACGCTTTAAGATGGCACCATAAAATATTAAAGCAACAAGAATTAAAAAACGAAGAAATTTTGCTAAAAGAAGAATAACCCTTTAAAAACTTATTAAGGAAATAATAATGAAAGATAATACAGATAATCTTAACAAACATATTAAAAGAGGGCGTATCGCCCTGATAATTTTATTAGTTATGCTGGTGATGAGAGCCGGGTTTCTAGCTTCGCTGGTAATTAGAGCCATACCTTATTTAGATGGTTGGATTAATATTAGAGCAATTATGGCCATAGCTTTTTGGCTTGTTTTAGCTTTAATTATACTGGTAGCGGTGATTAACTACAACAAATGGTTAATTTTTGCTTTAATTGCCAGTATTGTAACATTTATAATAGAGTTTGCCAATAGTGTGGCGGGGTTTTAAACCATGGGAAACCCCGTTATTAGTGCTATAACGCTGCGTGTTATTGTTTTGGCTTTTTTAGTAAAGGCCTTGCAGGCATGGTATAAAAAAGTAAAACAAGAGAAATTAAAAGCCGAAGAAACTTTAATACTAAAGGAATAGCTGTGCTTAATTTTATTGCCGTAGGCACGGGTCTAATACCTCAACCCTTTAGGGTGTAATCACTTAAAATGTTTTTGCGGCGGTTTTCGTGAGAAAACCTGCAAGCCCGCCGTAATACTCCGCTACTCTGCGGCGGGGATAGGAGGGAGATAGCAAGAATTTTATTAAATTAACATTGTCGCTTATATCTATATAATCCCCAAGATTATTCTCTATTGACAGATTAGTTAATCAATTAAACCCTAATTCAAGGTGAGTTAATCCTATTAAGTATTCAATTCCAGTAGCATCACCAATACCTCGACTTCTAACATTAAAAATTTCCACTCTAGCTAGTCTATCACTCAACGCCTGCCCAGTAAGGTTAGCGTCCCTTCCCGATACTTCCGCCGCCATTCTTCTTAAATCCTCATCAGGGAACAAACTGGCCAGCGTAGCATTTGCCGGTACCGGCAAACCTTGCCCATAAATATTACTTGTGGCTATTAGTAATAAAACTATAATTAATATTTTTTTATAGTTCTAGTTTAGCATAGTTTAGAGTTAAAGTAAAGCTAAAATATAAAAGTTTGGCCTGTGGTTTAATTTTGCAGCAAACATTTGGTAGCTACAGATAGATAGTTACCTGCAGGGCAAAGCTACTTGCCAAAGGCCCTTTAATTAGTTAAACTAAAATAGTGTTACTACAAATTATTAACGAAGCCATCACCAAATTTAATGCAAGCAAACCCAAAGCCGATTTACTGCTTAAAGGACTTTTGCGTAAATACCCGCTGGGAAAAGCCGAAAGGACCGAAGTTTATGAAGCTTTTTACTATTACTTAAGACACAAAAACTTAGTAGAATTTTTAGCTAACACCGAGAATAGTAATGATATAGCTGCTACCGCCTTAACTTTAGCCGGGGAGGGATTGATAGGCTTACCCGATGAGACCCAAAATAAATACGAAGAGTTAACTGATGAACTTAAAGAAAATTACACAGCTAGTGTACCATACTTTTGGCAAGAGCAGCTTGTGGCCGCCTTTGGCGCCGAAACTAATAAAGTAGCCGGCTACCTAAATGAACGTGCCGGCGTTACTTTGTTTACCTTATTAAGGCGGAACAACCGCGAAACTTTGCTTGAACAATTTAATAATGACAACAAAATAACTGAAGCGGCGGTAAGCCACCTTTCGCCGGCTGGGATTAAGCTAGTAGGCAAAGTACCCAAAAATGATAAACTTTTCTTTCACCCACAAGATGAAGCCAGCCAGCTTACGGCCTTACTGGTTAATCCGGCAAGTAAGGATTTACTCGATTATTGCAGCGGGCACGGTGGCAAAGCCATAGCTATAGGAACCTTTTGGCCACAGTTAAAACTTTATGCCGACGATATTCGCAGCCATTTAGCCGAAACCACAATGGAACGAGCCCAATTAGCCGGCGTAAGTTTAAAGTGGCTCAATTATCATAAGATAGAGCGGCAATTTGACACCGTCTTTATTGATGCGCCTTGCAGCGGCAGCGGTGTTTGGCGGCGCAACCCCGAAGATAAATACCGCATTAATGATAAAAAACTAGCTGAATTAATCGCAACGCAGCGTCATTTGCTAAAACAAGCCGCTAAGTTGGTGGCTAAGGGCGGCGAATTAATTTATGTAACTTGCAGCTTTAGCCGCCGGGAAAACGAAGAAAATATTGAATGGTTTTTAACTAACCACAGTAACTACCAATTAGTTAATGCTAAAGAGAGATTAGCTCAAAATTTAAGCCCGTACAATAGTTTTAATACAAATGATTATTTTTATGACAATTTTTATTTGCGTAATAAAATTAACCTGAAGGCCGATTTATTCTTTGCGACTATTATACAAAAAGATGGTTAATGGCTGCTTGAATTTAGTTAATCTTTAATGTATAATAAAGTATGAAAGCAAAGTTACCACCTCAAAACGCTAATAATTCCGTCAATTTTAAAATTGAAAGTTTGGGCAAAGCCACTTACGACAGTCCTTTTACTTACGCCGATAATAAAGATGATTACTCGGCCAACTTTGTCTCGGAAAAAGACCAAACCCTTTATAACACGTTTTTATTTGAAGACTCCACGCGTGATGACAGTCAAATTTTAAATGAAGACAACCGTATGGAACGTGCCGGCCCGCGCGAAAAGCTTTTTTTTAAGCCCGAGCAAGTAACGGCCGGTATCTGCACATGCGGTGGCTTGTGTCCCGGCCTTAACAACGTTATTAGGGCTTTAGTACGTAATTTAATGTTGGGCTACCACGTACGTAAAGTATGGGGCTTTCAGTTTGGTTATCGTGGTTTAGTGCCCGATGCCCCCGAGCCGCCCATCTCGCTCGACCCCGATTTAGTGGACGATATTCAAGCCAAAGGCGGCACCATTTTAGGCAGTGCCCGCGGCAGCGGTGAACGTACCGCCGAAATTGTTGATACTTTAATCCACTACCGTATTAATATTCTTTTTGTTATTGGTGGCGATGGCAGCCAAAAAGGGGCGCTGGCCATTAATAACGAAGCCAAAAAACGCGGCTACAAACTGGCTGTTGTGGGCATTCCTAAAACTATTGATAACGATTTTTCTTTTATCAGCCGTTCTTTTGGTTTTGAAACCGCCGTTGGCCGGGCCGTAGAGGCTGTTAATGCCGCCCACGTAGAAGCTAAAGGAGCTTACAATGGTGTAGGCTTA
The sequence above is drawn from the Spirochaetaceae bacterium genome and encodes:
- the selD gene encoding selenide, water dikinase SelD, translated to MNDKVLVGAETHDDAAVYKLSDTEALVVTVDYFPPVAPKAYDYGAIAATNALSDIYAMGGKPLMALNIALFPTGWPLSVLSDILQGGQSKVAEAGAVLLGGHTITNNVPVYGLAVVGIINSSKIVTNNNAKAGDVLILTKPLGTGINLAAFKAGLINEAELAEAIINMQQLNAKAGEIMLTHRANAATDITGFGLLGHALKMALASEVTLQIEAANVPVLDNAYRLAEMGALNTALFNNQAYAAQFCHFNVSDFNLKAILYDAQSSGGLLISLPAEQANSCLMALRQAGCCKAALIGQVVTKKYKSIIIN
- a CDS encoding RsmB/NOP family class I SAM-dependent RNA methyltransferase; translation: MLLQIINEAITKFNASKPKADLLLKGLLRKYPLGKAERTEVYEAFYYYLRHKNLVEFLANTENSNDIAATALTLAGEGLIGLPDETQNKYEELTDELKENYTASVPYFWQEQLVAAFGAETNKVAGYLNERAGVTLFTLLRRNNRETLLEQFNNDNKITEAAVSHLSPAGIKLVGKVPKNDKLFFHPQDEASQLTALLVNPASKDLLDYCSGHGGKAIAIGTFWPQLKLYADDIRSHLAETTMERAQLAGVSLKWLNYHKIERQFDTVFIDAPCSGSGVWRRNPEDKYRINDKKLAELIATQRHLLKQAAKLVAKGGELIYVTCSFSRRENEENIEWFLTNHSNYQLVNAKERLAQNLSPYNSFNTNDYFYDNFYLRNKINLKADLFFATIIQKDG
- a CDS encoding ATP-dependent 6-phosphofructokinase, yielding MKAKLPPQNANNSVNFKIESLGKATYDSPFTYADNKDDYSANFVSEKDQTLYNTFLFEDSTRDDSQILNEDNRMERAGPREKLFFKPEQVTAGICTCGGLCPGLNNVIRALVRNLMLGYHVRKVWGFQFGYRGLVPDAPEPPISLDPDLVDDIQAKGGTILGSARGSGERTAEIVDTLIHYRINILFVIGGDGSQKGALAINNEAKKRGYKLAVVGIPKTIDNDFSFISRSFGFETAVGRAVEAVNAAHVEAKGAYNGVGLVKVMGRDSGFIAAQTALASQEANFVLVPEVPFDLDGPNGLLKQIEKRLSRKNHLVIIIAEGAGEELMSRELGIIEATDAGGNKIMHDIGIFLRSKIVAYLKNLGLESSVRYIDPSYMIRASAANSNDSIFCARLGANAVHAAMAGKTGMLVSQWNGVYVHVPIELATRKRAQINPQSSLWRDVIESTLQPITMLNEVK